From Bacteroidota bacterium:
CATTCCCGGAAGACCCATGCCCCGGCGGTGGAGGCGGAGGCGAAGAAGCAAATATTTGATTAGTTGACAATCCGATAAAGATCAGGAGGATGAGGATTGATATTGATTTCTTCATAATTATATTGTTATATTGTTATACTGTTGTAAGTTTTTGTAAAATAGGCACAAAAGACAAAGACAAACAACTATTGTGCTCTATTGTGCCTATTGTGGTTACTACCTACTTAATCAAAACTTTACTATTATAACTTCCCCTATTCGTTTTAATATTAACGATATAAATCCCTGACAGCCCGCTTACTTCATGCTTCTGGCTAACATCTCCGTTCAGGCTGAAGTTCATCATTTCCCTGCCGGCAAGGTCGGTGATTTTCACCGTGCCTGTATAAGCTTCGGGGTTTTGGATGTAGAGTACCTTACCGGCACTGTATGCCTGAACGCCGGATAGAAGCGCAGGTTCAGATATTCCGGTGGTGTTTTTGAAGTGGAGGTAGAAGCGGTCGGTTATGCTGCCCTCAAATGGCACAGTGAACACATAATTACCGGTTGACCTCATATCTGTATAGATTCCAAGCTCCGTATCTTCCAGGATGACGGCAATCTGATCCGGAATGTTTTCCATGCTTTCTGTTGAGAAAACATATTCACCGGTTAGGTTGGCATCCAGACCAAGGCGGATGGTATAGTCTTCAGTAAAACCGGGCAGGGCCTGGTGTATGAATTCCTTTCCGTTATCATCTACCAGGAAAGAATACAGAGCAATATGTGGATTACCTTTCAGCTTTCCCGCATCATAGGTATGATCCAGGCCTGTGCTTGTTCCATTGATAAAGGCAATGAGTATGTCATTATAATCGTTGCCCGGACCGTTAACCGCAAGATAATATCTTGGTACCATATCATCGCCCTTGTAAAATGTGACAGTGCCGTGTTTGCGGTGGTCCGTATCAAAGGTGAACGTGTTATTGTTAGCATTGGTGCAGACCATAAAACCTTGTCCTGGGGCGACGTACTTTGCAGCATCTGAGTTACTTATGGTTATGTAATCATTACGGTTTCCTGTATAGCTTGCCTGCTCATTCCAGAGGTACAAACCGCCATACGTCACATCCAGGTTAGATGAGTTGGTAGATATCAGGTTGGTAGCATCGGCATTGGAGTTAGCGGCCAGAGTGGATGTGAAAGG
This genomic window contains:
- a CDS encoding T9SS type A sorting domain-containing protein; protein product: LYFDDLSLGLTAGADNDQFYRWEENYSYGGYIGNWVDILNGEDGSGSNPLLDEEVFQAAKGYAVYYKTASPTLSLSGSVYTTDQTFTMKKTTGSTAEGWNLVGNPFTSTLAANSNADATNLISTNSSNLDVTYGGLYLWNEQASYTGNRNDYITISNSDAAKYVAPGQGFMVCTNANNNTFTFDTDHRKHGTVTFYKGDDMVPRYYLAVNGPGNDYNDILIAFINGTSTGLDHTYDAGKLKGNPHIALYSFLVDDNGKEFIHQALPGFTEDYTIRLGLDANLTGEYVFSTESMENIPDQIAVILEDTELGIYTDMRSTGNYVFTVPFEGSITDRFYLHFKNTTGISEPALLSGVQAYSAGKVLYIQNPEAYTGTVKITDLAGREMMNFSLNGDVSQKHEVSGLSGIYIVNIKTNRGSYNSKVLIK